In the genome of Metabacillus litoralis, the window TGCAATTATGAAAAGATTTGCTCCACCAGAATGGGATGCTTTAAAAAATGATGTATTATCACAAAGAATCTCTATTCAAGAGGGTGTTGGGAAAATGTTTCAATTACTACCATCTTCTTCTAAGGACGAAATTGTGAACTACATTTTAAATCATGCGCAAATACGTTCTGGATTTAAGGAATTTGTTCAATATACAAAAAAGAACAATATCCCTCTTTTTATTGTTAGTGGAGGAATTGATTTTTTTGTTTATCCATTACTTCAAGGGTTAATTGAAGAAGAACAAATATATTGTAATAGGGCGAATTTTAGTAATGAAAACATTAAAATAGAATGGCCTTTTAGTTGTGATGATTCTTGTTCGAATGATTGCGGTTGCTGTAAGCCGTCACTTATCCGCAAGCTAACAAAGTCTACTCAAGAAAAAATTGTAATAGGAGATTCAATAACGGATCTTCAAGCTGCAAAACTAGCAGATTATGTAATAGCAAGAGATTTGCTATTAGAAAAATGTCAGGACCTTCATTTGCCACATCAGCCCTTTACAACTTTTTATGATGTGATTAATATTTTAGAAAAGCTAGAGGAGGTGAAGGCATGACCGTTTTCAACCAACGGTGGGAGGAATTAGCTGACATAAAGAGGGTGTTAGCAAAACGAGATTGGTTTCCAGGTACAAGTGGGAATCTAGCGATAAAAGTGAGCGATGAACCTATCGAGTTCCTTGTAACAGCAAGTGGTAAAGATAAGACGAAGGAAACAGATGAGGACTTTTTACTAGTTAATGGAGAAGGAAAGCCGGTTGAGGATACTCACTTAAAGCCTTCTGCAGAAACATTATTACATGTAGAGATTTTTAATAAAACAAAAGCTGGGTGCAGCCTTCACGTTCATACAGTTGACAATAATGTTATATCAGAGCTCTACGGTGATAAAGGAAAGATTACATTTAGAGGACAGGAAATTATTAAAGCATATGGCTTATGGGAAGAGGATGCTGAATTTACAATCCCAATCATCTATAACTATGCACATATTCCAACTTTAGCGGAAAACTTTAGTGAGTTTGTAAAAGAAGATGCGGGGGCAGTTCTTATTAGAAATCATGGAATAACCGCATGGGGAAGAGATGCATTAGAAGCGAAGAAATATTTAGAAGCAAGTGAATTTTTATTTTCCTATCATCTGAAGCTATTATCATTACAATCAGTTTTGACTTAATGACAATAGGAAGGAAAAAATTATATAAAACATACTATATAACGGAGGAGAAAGATCATGGCAGTAATTAAAGTTAGAAATACAAATGAAGTAATTGAAGGTCAAGAACAGGTTTCAAATTTTTTAGAGAAACAAGGTGTTCTTTATGAGCATTGGGATATGAGTAAACTTCCTTCACACTTAGTTGAAAAATTTGTTCTTAGCGATGAAGAAAAATCTGAAATTTTAGCAGCATACAAATCTGAAATTGAAGATTTAGCTGAAAGAAGAGGATATAAGACTTGGGACATCGTAGCGTTATCAGATGCTACACCAAATCTTGAAGATTTATTAAAAAAATTCGAAAATGTTCATACACACACTGAAGATGAAGTACGTGCTATTACTGCAGGTCACGGTATTTTCATTATTAAAGGCGATGAGCAAGTTGGTTACTTTGATGTAGAATTAGAAGCTGGGGATGTTATTTCGGTACCAGAGGGTAACCCTCATTTCTTTACATTAATGGAAGACCGTCAAGTTGTAGCAGTTCGCTTGTTTATTGAAACAGAGGGATGGGTAGCTCATCCATACCAAGAAGAACAAGAATTAAATAAATAATAGTGAAAAAGCGTAGAACTAAAGATTCTACGCTTTTTGCATTTACATATTCATTAGCTCATGTTTTCTTTTTGTAAGTAACTGGAAGGAATCTTCTAACTCATGATATTTCTCTGATTCTGGTTTTAATAAACTTAATTCACCAAGTACAGCTGAAATTTCAGTATTGAGAAGAAGTAATTCTTCTTCAATTGATTGCTTTGAATTGCTTTTATTTGTTCTTTTCTTAAGCTCATATTCTTCAACTGTCATTTCCATTCGTTTTATCTTTTTTTCTTCAAAAACAAGTAATTTTTCACATACAGAATTTAAGAAGTAATAATCATGTGATACTACTAGGATTGTACCAGGAAATTCGGATAATGTTTGCTCTAATTGATTACGGCTTGCTAGATCTAAATGATTTGTAGGCTCGTCAAGAATAAGTAAATCATATTCATGCAATAAAAGGTTGGTAAGCTTTACTTTTGTCCGCTCTCCTAAACTAAGACTGGAAATAGGTTGATTTAGCTTACTTGCTTTTATCCCCATATTTGCAAATGTAGTTCTTGCTTTTAATAAGTTATTTTTATCAGTGAGATTTAATGCCTCATAGACAGTTTGAGATAATGACATATCTGCTACATCTTGACTAAGATAAGCGATCTTAAGAGATGAACTCTTTGACAAGCTACCATTAGTTAGAGGTTCAACACCTATGAGCATGCGCAAAAAGGTTGTTTTGCCACAGCCATTAGGTCCAACAAGACCTAATCTTTCTCCATGATTTATATAGAAATAGCTGCTCTTAAACAGGGATACCGAATGAAAGCTTTTTGAGAGATCTTTTGCCTCTATCAATCTTTTTCCATGTTTTTTATTTCCTTCAAATTGAAACCTTACACTCAATTCTTCTAATGGTTTATCTATTTCATTTTTCTCAAGTTCTTTATTAAGTCTTTTCATTTTAGATTTTATGGCTTTATCTAATTTCTTAGCCTTTACACCATGAAACTCCTTAAAGCCCTCTTGGTCTCTCATTGTTCGATGAGCCTTGCCGGA includes:
- the abc-f gene encoding ribosomal protection-like ABC-F family protein; this encodes MFTLQARNISKSYGEKQLFTDLTFDIYHNDRIGLVGHNGAGKTTLANIIYGSLEADSGTVHCKQHIKIGYLKQSIEYMFNETGSISSEFLEKASELGLKKVHSWEKERMDHLSGGEKLKISLAEVWSTNPDILILDEPTNHLDLHGINWLVEKVRLFQGAVMIISHDRYFLDKTVTKIFDLENSKLTIYDGNYTTFYEKKKKNREDQLHHYDIQQNEKKRIERQLSLLQQWSGKAHRTMRDQEGFKEFHGVKAKKLDKAIKSKMKRLNKELEKNEIDKPLEELSVRFQFEGNKKHGKRLIEAKDLSKSFHSVSLFKSSYFYINHGERLGLVGPNGCGKTTFLRMLIGVEPLTNGSLSKSSSLKIAYLSQDVADMSLSQTVYEALNLTDKNNLLKARTTFANMGIKASKLNQPISSLSLGERTKVKLTNLLLHEYDLLILDEPTNHLDLASRNQLEQTLSEFPGTILVVSHDYYFLNSVCEKLLVFEEKKIKRMEMTVEEYELKKRTNKSNSKQSIEEELLLLNTEISAVLGELSLLKPESEKYHELEDSFQLLTKRKHELMNM
- a CDS encoding 2-hydroxy-3-keto-5-methylthiopentenyl-1-phosphate phosphatase, whose translation is MSDRVIICDFDGTITETDNIIAIMKRFAPPEWDALKNDVLSQRISIQEGVGKMFQLLPSSSKDEIVNYILNHAQIRSGFKEFVQYTKKNNIPLFIVSGGIDFFVYPLLQGLIEEEQIYCNRANFSNENIKIEWPFSCDDSCSNDCGCCKPSLIRKLTKSTQEKIVIGDSITDLQAAKLADYVIARDLLLEKCQDLHLPHQPFTTFYDVINILEKLEEVKA
- a CDS encoding methylthioribulose 1-phosphate dehydratase, giving the protein MTVFNQRWEELADIKRVLAKRDWFPGTSGNLAIKVSDEPIEFLVTASGKDKTKETDEDFLLVNGEGKPVEDTHLKPSAETLLHVEIFNKTKAGCSLHVHTVDNNVISELYGDKGKITFRGQEIIKAYGLWEEDAEFTIPIIYNYAHIPTLAENFSEFVKEDAGAVLIRNHGITAWGRDALEAKKYLEASEFLFSYHLKLLSLQSVLT
- a CDS encoding 1,2-dihydroxy-3-keto-5-methylthiopentene dioxygenase, giving the protein MAVIKVRNTNEVIEGQEQVSNFLEKQGVLYEHWDMSKLPSHLVEKFVLSDEEKSEILAAYKSEIEDLAERRGYKTWDIVALSDATPNLEDLLKKFENVHTHTEDEVRAITAGHGIFIIKGDEQVGYFDVELEAGDVISVPEGNPHFFTLMEDRQVVAVRLFIETEGWVAHPYQEEQELNK